The nucleotide sequence acatcccacatattaaATGGAGGAgtgtgggcatggatgttagctcagggccaatcttcctcaagaaataaaaaaaaaatgccacctgGACTCTGGAGAAGGAAACCTGTGAAGACTCAAACTGTCCTTCCCCCCATCTCTCCTATGGCCAGAACACCCACGATCAAAGGCTGAGCAGAGGTCCCCAGAAGAGCAGGGACAAGAGCCATGGGTGAAGACAATACAGGATCCCAAGGAAGTGAAGCAACAGTTACTTGACCCCGAGATAGGTAGGTGAGAGTTCAGCGGATGCtcgggaagaaagaaaagaaaaattcacctcGATCCCAGGGTAAAGAGGTTTCGGATGCCCCTTGGGAGTTTCTGTCTTCCGGCTAGCTGTTGAGTTTAGCTCTTTTTAGTCCCTTTTGTCTCCATTCAGTGACATCTGCAATTTCTGGTCCTTCTCTCAAGTTTGCTGTTGGGAGAGAAAATATGTCAAGCAGAAACAGCTGGAGAGTGTGtgtccattttctgtttctttagatGGAAATGCACTGCTTGGTCCCAGTTTACCCGAATACTCTGAACAGCTAGAAAATCACTTGGGAAACCCTGCAGAGCATCTACCCAGAGACTGCACACTGCCTGTCCCTGAGCAGAAGCCCGCTCTAGGAGGGACAGCTGAGAGCGCCAACCAGGGAGACCCTCTCAGCCCCGGAGCCCAGGAGCCAAACCGTCCCGGAGAGAAACCACACCGATGCACGCACTGTGGGAAACGTTTTGCTAACAAGAAGCTCCTTAATGGGCACCTGAAAATTCATTTGGGAGAGCTCCCTCACAAGTGCCTCGAATGCGGCAAAGGATTCCTTCGTAGGTCAGACCTCTCCAGGCATCAGCGAATCCACACGGGGGAGACACCCTATGAATGTCCCGTGTGTAACAAGCGATTCACCCAGGGCTCACACCTTAAATTGCACCAGAAAGCCTATTCTCAGCAAGAAACATACCGCTGCGCGGAGTGTAGGAAGAGTTTTTGTAATCGAACAAGTTTTATAAGACACCTGAAAGCACACACAGGTGGAAAACCCCACAGGTGTCACAGTTGTGGGAAGAGTTTTAGTCGACAGACAGATCTTACTTTGCACCAGAGAACACACACTGAAGAGAGGCCGTTTATATGCGAGTATTGTGGGAAAAGCTATAGGCAGAGATCAAGCCTTGCTTTTCATTTAAGAATCCATGCAGAGCAGAGGCTGTAGAAGCGTAGTCATTGTCCTCCAAGCTTCATAAAGGATGCCGGCCTTCGGATGCACCAAGCCGCTCACTTCAGAGAAGAGGTCTCTGAGAGTTTGTTGAGGGAATCAGCTCTGACACAAATCAACACGAATTCCCAAAAGCCTCTGCCTACACTGGGCTGTCTGGGAAGAACATTTTGTTTGAGTTCATTCATTACAACAGCTGTATGTTTTACTGGTTTAAAACCCATCTTCCAAGGCCAGTAAATTCTAGAGTATTCACTGACTCTTGCCATCATtctggatttcattttttttctgtctcgGCGAGCCTTATTTAATCATTACGATGGAAATGTGTTTGTCCCAAGCTGACCATAGCACGGGTGTGAGTAAGAAGCATATAAATGCTGGCATTCCCTTCAGATCTCAGGTGAGCATCCCAGTCAACAGGGTTGTGCCCAGTTGACCTGTATCTATGCGATATTGGATTCCCATGGAAATGGGTGTACTCTTCCTGTTTCATTCCCACTGACTAGTTGTTGGAGCACCATGCAGATGCTGCCCCAATGGGGACAAGGAGCACTTCCCTTGACCCCCGCTTACACCACGTGTCAGAATCACTGTCTCCTGTGCAGCCATTCCTATGCTTATACATCATTTGAGTGTTTAACACAGTCCATTTTTGAAATCTGGTGCATTTCAAAAATATAGGGGCAAGGAAAGATGTCCAACTCATAAAGTACTATGAAGGGCAGAGAACAGTACCCACCACACAAGGACAAGCAAGAGTGAATGGAACATATTAACATGGAGGCCCTACCCAGAGTGAACTTCCATTAAAtatggtattttctttctttgttctttgaaaCGATGAAAGCATTGAAGACTTCGAACTTTGTCTAGCTTTGGTCACATTCCATGAATCTTATACAATGTTCTTATTTATGATTTTGCAATGGTTTGTTattgaagttttcattttattttttctctgcccCACAGTTGGACAATTTCGACATTTTCCTGTCATTTTTTGGTTataattcattttcattaataaatGAAGTTCATTCTATTTCTGCTTTGAAGttcatttaattttccttgaAGACTTATGTCCTAAGACCATAGAGAATAAAGGTTCCATTTGTAAGGTGCACAAATGTCTCTGGTAGTCTGGGGACTCAATGACTTTTGTGGCATTGGAAGTATCCCTGGTGCTCCTGAAGTGGCAGTGACACAGAGTAGGTTGACTTGCTCCCCattctgaatgcctgcatccgtGTACTCCCCATTCCCTTCTTAAGAGTTTTTTTGGACTCATTTTATGGATGTTATACAGCAATTGTGGGTAGGTGCCCCGCTGTCAAGGCTGGCAGTGAAAGCAGGAAGCCGAAGCGCCTAGGCGAGACCTAGTCTCCCCACACCCAGCTGAGAAAGCTCTCCCTTGAGATTCCGTAGTGGTCTGTACTCCTGAAAACAGAGAGAAGTTGCAATGGGCACTTTGAGGTTTCTGGAACAGGCCCTCTTGAATCAGCAGGGCTTGTTTCACAGCATGCTGAGGAGGTTGTCTAGGCCAAAATCAAGGTACCGTACGGGTGAATCAGCCCCCAAGTGGCTCGCCATCAGGTGGGGGAGGTGCAAATTACACTTTTCTCACTTGCACCTGCAGTTACCATGACATTCTGAAGAGAAACAGTCTTGGTCACCCCCAGGAAACTGTATGATCTTTCCTCTTGAAGCCCTCTCTCATTTCCAACCTTGTGATATGAGTTAAGTAATCACATAAATAACCAAAGCTCATCTTTAAGCCTGAGGCTCAGTTCTCTACTTCCTGCCCTGTAGTCTTCTGTGACACATGTGGAAGGGAATGGATTAAGAGCTCATCTCTCAGCTTGTCTTTAGCGTATATGCTGAGTTTACTCTGCTCCAATTCTCAGATGGTAACAACTGGGATTGGGGAGTTGGATTCCAATCCAGTTTTTGTTGTCAGACAGGACTTCTCAGAGGTCTAGCACAGGCCAGGTCCACACTGTTAAGGTGTTAAGGATGTTGAATAATAAACTATTACAAAcatattgatatatttaaaagatttatcTTTCATTAGTGTCTTTAATACCCAAAATAAGAATAGGAATGTATGAATTACTGGAGATGATGTCAAAAAACTAAATTGGAGGCCCTTTCAAGAAGGTCAGACCATACCAGTTGGTCCTGAGAGAGGCCTTTTTGGTCTAATTGGCATTGCAttttatattaattcttccttagcCATCTCTTCCAACGAGGCTCCCTTCCTAAAAAGAAGAGAGTGTAGAAGGCAAGCAGTGAAGGACAGGAGGCCGCTCATCTTAGTCTGTGGTGGTGGGGGGAATACCTCCACTGCCACATCTCCTGAGACACCTCAGTTCTCCCTGGATGGGCTGGAGTTCCTTCTCTTAAGATATAACTCTCAGGGTATCCTTCGCATGCAAAAGAGTCCTTCCAACACACCAAGGTAAGAAGAAAGAGTGAAGGAAGTCTATGATTCTCATTACAAGTCTTCCCCTTTCAAGCTGAGAGCTGGTAATATTAGCTTGAGAGGTCTTTCAAATGTGTATGAAATAGATGATCTTGACAAGCCTCCACATCTTGGTTTATTTGTTGTAGCACTTTTAAAACACTGCTGCAGATGCCTTCCTATGGACCTATGGCAGGTAGAAAAACATGCCCTCCACAAAGATTTCCAAGCcctaatctccagaacctgttaatatggtatattacatcacaaaagggactttgtatgTGTTAAGGATCTTCATATGGCAAGATTTTGCTGGATTATCCAGGTTGGTCCAATATAATCATAACAGACCTTATAACAGTGAGGTGGGAGGATCAGAGTGAGTAGTAGGAGATATGACGACAGATGCAAGAGGTTGGAGTAATGCCAGGAAGGGGCCATGAACCACACAATTCAGGGAAgctgaaaatggcaaagaaatagTTTCTCCCTCCAGTCTCCAACAAGAACTTGGCCCAGCAGGCATCTTGACTTTAGACCTCTGTCTTTCAGAATTGTATTATAATaactttgtgttgttttaagctgctaaatttgtggtcattcgttacaacagcaataggaaactcaTACATTTAACATCAAGATGTGAGGTATATGTCCCCTGACCTCGAGACTTAGCAGGCTTGAGCCGGCTGCTAGTTGAGTACAGCAAAAGTGATGCTGTATGAATTCCGAGGTGAGGTCCTATAAGACCATGTGGCTTCCATTTTGTTCActaggggaaaaggggagagattCTGTGCCCCAGTGAAAGGGTCTGTGTCTATGTTAACCTGATGCCtgctttgtgtatgtgtgtgttggtgttTCCTTTGGAGGTTGGTCCCTGTTGTGTTTACGTCCATATTTGTTCAAGGTTCCTTGTTTGACTTGTAAAATTCAACTCATCCTAGTTTTCAAACTATCAGTTTTCACTTATTTGTTTCTCTATGGGCACAATCTGCTTTTACAAATCACTTTCTAAATCCTGCGCACCCCAGTGAAACAAACATCTCAGTTACTGAGATTTTTACACTTTGACGATGTATAGGTTACGAACAAAAACACCAAAGGCCTCCTCTAATATTTAGCTGGCTAGAGTTTCTGTTTTACCATATTATTTACACTGTGAATAGAGTATTGGTCTAGCTTTCTTTTGTGACATAAAACATCTAAATGCTcatagaaaaatatcaaaatagagAGAAGATGTGGAGCGAAAAGCAGAAACTCTCCTCTCCCCAGGTCTAAACTCTAGAGGCAGCCATGATATTTCTGTGTATCTTTCTCAATATTTCaccatcaaaatattttcaggtatTGCAAAAATGGTTTCGTATCATATACGTTGTACTGCAAACTTGATTTCCTCCTTGAAGAATACAT is from Equus asinus isolate D_3611 breed Donkey chromosome X, EquAss-T2T_v2, whole genome shotgun sequence and encodes:
- the LOC106843574 gene encoding zinc finger protein 449-like, translated to MAVALGCAIQASLNQGSVFQEYDTDCEVFRQRFRQFQYKEAAGPYEAFNKLWELCCQWLKPKMRSKEQILELLVLEQFLTILPMEIETWVRPFGLQNKEIILALVEFLQTEPEIQEEQIDGQEMLLEELAPVEMEHMPPDIHLESPPLQVLGPGPEAPVAEAWMPQVGPQELGFGAAGACQPFLDPGKSLLSPFSDICNFWSFSQVCCWERKYVKQKQLESVCPFSVSLDGNALLGPSLPEYSEQLENHLGNPAEHLPRDCTLPVPEQKPALGGTAESANQGDPLSPGAQEPNRPGEKPHRCTHCGKRFANKKLLNGHLKIHLGELPHKCLECGKGFLRRSDLSRHQRIHTGETPYECPVCNKRFTQGSHLKLHQKAYSQQETYRCAECRKSFCNRTSFIRHLKAHTGGKPHRCHSCGKSFSRQTDLTLHQRTHTEERPFICEYCGKSYRQRSSLAFHLRIHAEQRL